The genomic DNA GTCTGTAAAGTAATATTGGTAGTAACCAGACCAGAGTAATATGGTTCCACCTGCCCAACCCCACTTATCCATGCCGGATCTACCTACCAACTTGCAAAGCTCTATCGATGGCCCATTTGaactgtgtgtttgtttaatttctgCATAAAATAGtttgtaaaatattatatttaaaacaaccagaaaacaaaacaaaagcccccCCCCAACTCTGTATAAAAGGAAAGATATGGACAACCCctaacaaagcaaaacaaaaaacgcacTTTTTTAAAGTAATTAAACAGGAGAATTCATTCATTGAAACTATATAAagataattataaatatagtGAGAAATGTGCAAGTAGAATGATAGAATGCCGCAAAGGGCGCGAATATAACGACACATTCGGTTAGTTTTTAAGCCACTAACTACAACCCAAGCCCCCTAAGATGATGCCACGCCCCTAGACACAAAActcacccacacccgcacacacacaccgacagaGATACAACAAACAACTCCAAAACCATAAAGAAACATCCTTCATCTATACTTAatgaataaaagcaaacaaatgcaaaattgtactttaattttttgtgtggacTCTTACGATATAATATGACATGAAATATTATCAAAATTCACTTTGGAAATACACAAGACaacacctacatacatacatatatattttaactAAAAACCGAAGGCGAAACAAGGAAGATTCAACTAAGTTTAAACTAAAACGGAAAGGAGCGATGAGAAGAATGAACTATACTTGAATATTATTAcataaagtaaaatatttatatgtacgagtatgtatatgtatacatgtgaGCATAGATTTAAATAACTACGGTAAATAAACAGAataattccaaaaaaaaacaaacaaaacccaaacaaatcTTCAAATACTTTATTGACGCAGAATATGGAGAAGCCAGTGAAAGGGAAGAACGCAGCGGACATTTGAGAcaaatttctttgcttttatttgattcatAACATAATTGTCGGGCCGTCGTGTACACTCTGTATATcatatttcgtttttatattaacaaaaatatgctCCCTTATAATAAATTACACTATTATTTGATATATATTGCTGGATTCAGATCATATCATCTCGCAGCACAATGCATTACCATGACATTGATTGCGGGATTTGATCTAGCTTCACATTACGCTAGAGTTCTCCTTAGTTATTGAAGCAATACGCATTACGTGTATTCAGTTCAAATGGATCGGTTCGCATCTTTTGCTGATTATCCTCAATCGTGCGCGTCACATCCTCGATGAGATTCGGCCGCTCAGCGGAGCTAGGTGCGCACGGTGACCAGATCTTGACGTCGTGGTCAATGCCGCTGGTGGCCAACATGCAGATACTGGGATGAGGCTGCACGCAGTTCACAATGGCGCTGTCTGCACGATAGGCGGCTCGAATTTTTCCCGTGTCGCCCTCCCAAATGTAGAAATTGCCATCATCTGAGCCGGCGGCAATGAACTCGCCATGAACGCCCAGATAGGTGGCCTCCTTAATGTCCGTGGTGATATTGCAATGACCCACATAGCGATGTTTGTAGTCCTTGGCAGCGGATCGCAGATTGTATTCCTCGTCGGTCAGGCGAAGATAGCGCGAGCCATCGTTAACTAGTACTGGCTCTGGATTTGGGGCATCAGTGTGCTCCGATTGTCGTCGATtttccttgatgtccttgtgCAGCATGAGGACTCCATGGTTGTTGGCAAAACTGGGGAATCGCTGGATGAGCGCCTGAAGACACTTTTCCGCATCCTGTGGACGACGAAGCTCCAGCAGAGCACGCGCCAGCCGAAAATGAGCCTTAACATAGGTGGGATCCAAGCGAAGAGCCTCATGACAATCCCGTAGTGCTGCATAAATGTCCCCAAACCATCCACGTCGCATCAGAGCCGTAGCCCTGTTCAGGTAGAGAACTTCGCCCCGCGGATACTTGGCCAATGCAGCGGAATAGGCCTCAATAGCAGCCActagttttccattttccaggTGCTCATTGCCCAGTTTCTTATGCACCTCTATGCTAGATGGTAAGGAGCGGCTTTTGTGAGGAGTCTTGAACTCCTCCTCTTCGTGTGTGGCTTGGGCAGAGTAGGCAGGCAGCTCGTAGAAAACAGGAGGCTCGGCACTGTTTAGATCGTAGCGATAAATGTGTTCACAGCCCATGTTGACAAGCAATTCCGTGCCATTTGCATTGAATGAGAGATATGTGATGGCCCTCGACTCGTGGACAATGTTCCTGCTGATGTCCTTCACAATCTGTCCAGGAGCATAGTACGAAACGCACCCTTCGGATTCTACAAAAAAAGTGTGTTGATTataagagaagagaaaaggcaaagcaacGCAATAGATACGATACCATTGGCCCCACTTGTAGGCAACTTGCGCCGATCATAGATGCGGGCAAAGGGATCGTTGGTTCCCACAGCCAAGTACTCCGTTCGTCTAGGGTTTATGGCCAAGCATTTTGCCTCTGTGGTCGCCTCAACCTGATTGCTCAGGCTAAGCAGGCGCACTCCATTGCCTTCCTCGGGACGGCAGCGATGTGGCTCTCGCATGTCCAGCTGCAGGATGCAACCGTCCTCTCCCGCGGACCAAAAGATGTGCGGAGAGTCCTGCGCGGTTGCCAGTCGCTTGGCCCTCATCGTATGACAGTTACAGGAAAACAGCGTCTCATTCGCGTGATTGATGTCATAGACGTATATGAATTTATCAGCCGCACACGTAGCCAaaatgctgttgttgtgcctGGGTAGAAACTTGACCGAGAACATGTTGCCCAGATGCTTAGTGTTTATCACATGAACGCGCTGCTTGCGGAATGGGTCCCAGATCATAACTCTGAAATCATCTGAGCCCGAGGCCAGCAACAGACCGTCACTGCTCCACTCCAAGCAGTTCACGCAGCCATCGTGACCAGTCAGCACCATCTCCTGTTCCAGACGATCTATGAAGGCTGGCGACGCttggagccgccgccgcatcaTCTCATCAAAGGACATATCATATCCGTATTGTtggcgctgccactgcaaGGAGCTGGCATTCAAGGGCGCCCGCTCGTCGCTGTGGTGGCGCTGATAGCGCGAGCTTGAGTATTTGATGCGATACAGTTCATCGCT from Drosophila subobscura isolate 14011-0131.10 chromosome E, UCBerk_Dsub_1.0, whole genome shotgun sequence includes the following:
- the LOC117890319 gene encoding WD and tetratricopeptide repeats protein 1 gives rise to the protein MSSDELYRIKYSSSRYQRHHSDERAPLNASSLQWQRQQYGYDMSFDEMMRRRLQASPAFIDRLEQEMVLTGHDGCVNCLEWSSDGLLLASGSDDFRVMIWDPFRKQRVHVINTKHLGNMFSVKFLPRHNNSILATCAADKFIYVYDINHANETLFSCNCHTMRAKRLATAQDSPHIFWSAGEDGCILQLDMREPHRCRPEEGNGVRLLSLSNQVEATTEAKCLAINPRRTEYLAVGTNDPFARIYDRRKLPTSGANESEGCVSYYAPGQIVKDISRNIVHESRAITYLSFNANGTELLVNMGCEHIYRYDLNSAEPPVFYELPAYSAQATHEEEEFKTPHKSRSLPSSIEVHKKLGNEHLENGKLVAAIEAYSAALAKYPRGEVLYLNRATALMRRGWFGDIYAALRDCHEALRLDPTYVKAHFRLARALLELRRPQDAEKCLQALIQRFPSFANNHGVLMLHKDIKENRRQSEHTDAPNPEPVLVNDGSRYLRLTDEEYNLRSAAKDYKHRYVGHCNITTDIKEATYLGVHGEFIAAGSDDGNFYIWEGDTGKIRAAYRADSAIVNCVQPHPSICMLATSGIDHDVKIWSPCAPSSAERPNLIEDVTRTIEDNQQKMRTDPFELNTRNAYCFNN